CTGAGAACTGTCTATGATTAACAAGTGATTAGAAAGATTTTATTTGTCTCCTTTTCCTCTAAGTTGGATGACTCCACTGTTGCTAGGGAATTGGCCATCACAGACTCAGAGCACTCAGATGCTGAGGTCTCCTGCACAGATAATGGCACATTCAATCTTTCAAGGGGTCAGACACCACTAACTGAAGGATCAGAAGGTAAGGCACTCCCTGGCATCCCCtccctctaggccagtgatggacaaacttatCCCGCTCCCCCCCATCCAGGCcttagtttacccatcactgctttaagcaattccctaatcactacacccTCACATCCAgaccagatgtagtgattagggaattgcttaaggcagtgatgggcaaactaaggcctggatgggggagggggagagatagtttgcccatcactcctcTAGGTTGTTGTCTTGACCATGTTTACTAAGTCATGGGTTATCTTCCAATCTAATAGAGTAAAGATATCTCCAGCATCCTTATTTTTGGATTAAGTGATGAACTTTTGAGGTCATAGTACAGATGGCAGAAGACCAAAGTCAAGGTGTAGGCTAACTGGCTTTTAGAAACTTTTAGTCTTTTAGTAGCCTCATATTCTAACCCCTACCTTGGAGATGCTTGGTTTCTAGAGGGCCTCTATGGGTAAGCAGGGGGAGTATCAAAAGATAACTTTGCCCAAGCATCATTTATTCAAACTTGTGAATAGAAGAAAGGTAACCAGGCACAAGGGTATGCATTCACAAGGGAAAATCTTGAGAGGAAAGGCCTTTCATCATATGTAGCTGGCTTTCTTTATAGTTGGGATAACATGAGGATGGGAAGTGATATGAGGGGCAGTAGGCATTTTTCTGATCTTTCCTCATTCTCCCTAGATCTGGATGGTCATAGTGACCCTGAGGAATCATTTGCTCGAGACCTTCCTGACTTCCCTTCCATTAATGTGGATGCTACAGGCCTGGATGATGAGGATGACACCAGCATTGGGCTTCCTAGCCTTGCCTATCGTTCCCCTCCAGGAGCCCAGGAGCCAACTTTGGGGCCAACCACCAGCCAAGATGAGGCTGGTCTCCCTGAGCTTTTGCTCAGCACTTTGCCCACAGGATCCAATCTCACCAGCAATCTTGCCAGCCTGGTCTCCCAAGGCATGATCCAGTTGGCCCTGTCAAGGGCCCAACAGCAGGCACCCCCTGCTGCCCCTCAAAGAGCCGCACGAGGTTTCCTAAGGGCCCCCAGCTCTGATCTGGACACTGATGCTGAAGGGGATGACTTTGAACTGCTAGACCAATCAGAGCTTAATCAACTAGATCCTTCAAGCTCTCGGAGCCACTGAGGCACATCCTCTTTTGGGGAATAGTTTATGATTTTGGTCTTTTTTCTCATGTCCCACTGGAGATGAAGGAGGCAGGGAAAGAAGAATCCAGGTCCCACCTCCTGAATTTAATTGTCTATGTACATTGTTGGCTAGCCATTTGGGCCCCTGCTTAGAGAAGATACTACGCTGCCTCTAGGTGGACACCCATTTGTGAGCTCAGAGTCATAGATGATGGAGGCTAAACTCCTTAAGTGAAGCTCCTTCCATCAGGACAATACTTTCTTTGCTGGGATCAAGGGAGTTTGATGAACTAGCCCCTAGGGCCTCATTGTCCCCCAAGTTTCTCCTTTATGGGATGATGTTTGCTACAAGGTGTGGGTGCTCAGGGACCTTATGTTAAACAACTGCCCATCTTACCTCCCCTTCCCATCTTTTTCCTTAAAGCCAAAGTGTGGAATGGCTCTTAATGCAGTGGGGTGGTGCTAGAGGCCCCTTGGGCCAGCTACATGAACTGGGAAGGTTTCATTGCTGTGTCTCTTAATCATGATTTGTTTTTTCCTAGTAAGCTTGACCTTGGTTCTGCAGAACAGGCTTGTCCTACTACCACTTATGGCCTTGCCTCCAGTGTCCAAAAAGACTGTTTTCAAGAAAGTGGGTCAGGGAAGGAAACCGTGGAGGTGGAGGAGTGGGTAGCAGGATCTCTACTAAAATTAAGGGTTGTACTGTGGAGGGTTCTGAGTTTGCTCCCCAGGTCTTCTCAGTTTCATGTCAGCCTTTGGAGCTTCCTAGTTGTCTCTTTCCCTGCTATTCCCTCACTTAAGCACTAACCTAAATGAGCAAAGCAATAGCCATTTCTGAACTTCTTTcctattcttcctcttcccttcccccagccATGTGTGAACAACTCTGTGGGGCTTGGCAAAGTAGCACTTTAAATGGCCCAGTGGCATTCATTCAGTTCTTGCACCAGCTCTCTGAATCCCAGCCAGCCTCTACATTATTTTGACTTCTCTGTATTAGGGACTTTATTCAAGGATGAGTGCAAGTGGTATGAGTATTTTTCAGCTTGGAGCCCCTCTGAGAGGGCCTTTGCCATACCATAGCTCCTTTTTAATCATACAAGAGACAGATATATACCATACAACTTCTCTTTCCTTAGAGGAAAAATCCTCAGAGACCACCAGACTCCCTGGGACTGCATCTAGAATCTTTTGCTTCACACAAGAGAGTAAATCATACACCTTTCCTCTGCACTAACCCCTTGCTGCTCCTCAGGGACCATTCCTCCTACGCTCCCAGACTGACAGATTTTGGACAGAGCCCATTTCCATGTGCTGCAATTTggggtgtttttgttttgttttgtttttttgttcgaAGAAAGGGGGCAGTGAATGAAATATTTGACTAAGGGGAGAAAAACTAGCTGCCATGTTATCTTGCCTTTATGTAAAGGTTGAGAAGAGAGATCACCCTTCATGTTACCCCTGGGACTGTTCTAAGCTCACATTTCTTGTTAGGTAAACTGTGATAAGTAAAGACCTCAAGGTGGCAAGGTTTGAAAGCAGTTTTGGGAAGATAGCTGGGACTTCTGGGTTTGCATGAATGTGTGGATTCAGGCCCTGGGAATGGATTAAAGAGGGTGGAGGGTAaagagaaaagtcaaagaaagtTTTGTAGGGTGTTTCCTGTAGCTAGGGGCTCCTCCTCTGAATCTGTTTTCCACTGTgaaggggggtggggggcggtGGGAGGGGAGGTATTGGAAAATAAATCTTGTATGAgaaaaaatttttgttgttaatgTTCTCAGTGGAGTTGCCTGCCCTTGACACCAAAAGAGTAAGAAGTTATTTGTGCCGTTTAATCAGACTAATGGAAGTAATTTGAAGAAAATGCAGCATCAGAAGGGGGATGGGAGAACTACTGGTAAAGGGACAGACTTCTCTGTACCcccttcttgttttccttttgattAGACAGACGTTATCAGCAGTTCATTTTTAACAATCCTGTCTTCACTACCATTCCACACTCCCCCACGAGACAGACATATTTTAAGGGGTTTGAATTTTGTTAAATGGAAAGATTCTAAATACAAGGAAGGTTAGAAAGCTGTTTGATTGGATTTTGCGTGAAAGGACAGCTGTTCTCCGGCCCACTTCTGACCTCAGaaactagaaatatttatttcaggcCCTGACCCACGGGCCTGTGTGGGCGGAAATGGAAGGCACCTGTCAGGTGGCAGCCCTTGATCTAGGCCAACAGGAAACTAGCCTCCCCCGTTCACCGAGATCACGGCCCCTTCTTCACCTGCCTGACCCCGGCCTTACAAGACCAAGACTGGGCGCCCCCTGGCGGCAGGGCCTTGGATATGCGGGAAGAGCGGCGCCCCGACCCCAGAGTGCTCAGAAGGCAGCGCAGCCCACGTGAGCCACCGCCTGGGAAGTGCTTTAACGGCAGTTACTAGccacaggtgtgtgtgtgtgtgtgtgtattcgtGCAGCCGTATCACCAGTTATGTATTACACCGACCAGCGGTTCCGAAGATACTTCCGGAGAGAGGCAAATGCCTACTCTCACCCGGGaagatggggggaaaaaagggcGCCACGCTCTACGGTGGCTGGGAAGGACTCCTCTCCTAAAATCTTCTGCTGGAACGGCCCTCCAGTCACGTGGGCCAATCACCGGGCTCAGTCTCTTCTGGAAGGCTCCCGGAAGGAGGTTGGTGGCGGCTGTTTGACTGTGGCGGCGGGAGCGGAATGAGTAAAAGCCGCGTCGAGCTGGCTGCAGGTGAGGTTTGGGGCGGAGTGGGTTCGAGAGACAGTCGGAGGCTGGCCGGCCTTGGCCTCGAAATGACTCCTGCCTCTTTCCCCGTAGCCCCTGGGGTTGTCCTGAGTTACTTGCAGGAACAGAACCGGCCCTACAGCGCCCAGGATGTGTTCGGGAACCTGCAGCGGGATCATGGGCTCGGCAAGGCGGTGAGACGCCCCCGGAGAGCCTTTCCCTCGAGCGGCTTTAGGCAGCCCAGCTTCGGGGGCTTCCAGACTCCCAAATGACGGCCGACTGTGCCCATCCATCTTAAACAACCAGCCTTAGGGTGAAGCGGCCACTGGTCGGGGCGCCCCCTTCCTCACTCCCCACACCCCCTCGGGATGAGTCTCCCAATCTCTGTCCCCGCCCCGAACCCTTCTCGGCAGGGTCCTCTCAGCCCGGGGCCGGCTCCTCCCAACCCCCTAATTGTCTCTGCCAGGCTGTGGTGAAGGCTCTGGAGCAGCTGGCACAGCAGGGCAAAATTAAGGAGAAGGTGTACGGCAAGCAGAAAATCTATTTTGCAGACCAGGTGAGAGGAACTTCCCGGAGCTCCGAGTCCTAGGCCTGATGTGCTGGGCCACCCGCTCCTTGTAGCAAGGCTCTTCCGGGGGCAAACGTAATCTCTCCTGTGGAAAAGCCCTCAGGCTTTTGTTATTAATCAGATACTCCTCATCGCTTCCTTTGTGCCATCTGGCCTAGGCTTcggctaaaaaaaataataaattcttcctctgacCATTAATACAGTGGCTTCTTAGATGGTTTCCCTTCCACTGATGTTTTTCTCTATTCTGTCTTACAAACACTGCCACCAAGACAAATCTTCTGAAACATATCTTTAAATGTGATCTCATAATTTCTTCCCAAAAGCTAGTGGCTCATCTTCTGTCCCTCTTCAAGCCTGCATAATGTTTTTCTTGTTctatcttgactttttttttttttgctatttccaATCAGAAATTATATTGCAGTTAATTCCTGAAGATTTCTATACCTTTGCTTTTATTATTCATCCACTCTAAAATGCACCTCTCTGTTTTGTCTATCCAAATCCCAGCTTAGGTGCTGTCTCTTCCAAAAAATCTTCTTTCACGACTTCAGTCTACAGTGATCTCTCATAACAGAATTCTCAAAGAATCGTCATACATACTTTGTGGCATATTGATgggcaattttttcttttaaatatggttttatttgttctgttaaatatttctgaatttcatgtttgtttgttttttttatcctgggactccattctaggagcatagggccacaaccagtaggcaatgggacacacagtcgctcagggtcacccagctaggatgtgtctgagcccggacttaaacctaggacctttcgtctctaggcctggctctcaatccactgagctagcccagctgcccctactttaggttgcagtttctttagcagatgtagtttttacagggtggggttgctagccccacgcccaaccctcctccttttttcatccggactagggaccgtccttggcccaggagtggtaagggtgaatTTCATGTAAAAgacattattttaacatttttaaaaattgtgaggttcaagtttttctttcccattccttccccctcaaggcaagtaatttgatatcaattatacttGTGAAGTCATGTAagacatatttctgtattagccatgttgcagaagaaaatgtcaaagaaTTCAAAAGTAAAAAACATGCATTCAGAGTTCAATAGttctctctggaggcagataacgtttttcttcatgaatcctttggaactaacttggatcattgtcttgatcagagtctTGTTTCTCATCCTTGCAACATCGATGTTGCgttgtatgatgttctcctggttctgctcaattgaCAATTGTGCCTGGAGACAAGAATACCCAAGTTGAAATCCaacttcagacccttactagcttactgagaccctggtcaaatcacttaactgctatctgcctcagtttcctcatctgcaaagaggagataatagcacctaccttacagggttgttaggatcaaatgagataatatttctaaagtgcctGGTATAGAGTAGATACTATTAAaacgttagctattattaattactGTTTGTTTTGGAACTCAAACAACAAAATATGATTATGCTTACTTTTTTCTCCTGACAAAACTAAGCTTCTTGAAAATAGGCAAGATGtcttagcatttattttttattcttttttttaatacccttaccttccgtcttggagtcaatactgtattggctccatggcagaagagtggtaagggctaggcaatgggggttaagtgacttgcccagggtcacacagctgggaagtgtctgaggccagatttgaacctaggacctcctatctctaggcctggctctcaatccactgagctacccagctgccccatcttagcattttaaaaatattcaacaagtatttaagatAGATAGTATTCATAAAATACTTGCTGACTTGAATGAGCTGTTGAAGACCTTTGTAATTCACCATTCTCCTTATGTTTTAATTCCACCTTTCCTCTGTAGCAGAGATGACAAACAGAAGTGCTTTCTGGATCATAtatcattaaaatgtaattgggggaatAGCTATGACGActgtcggcaacctttttggctgtgagagccataaatgcctttggaaggaggatggaggtagaaggcactggaatatggggcggggctGAAAGGCcacctggggcacatcctggggctcttctCGGATTGTCCAGTTGGGgtttgggaggtggagccagatatggctcgagggCCATACATTGCAGACCCCTGAGCTATgaggatcagtggatagagtgccaggtctagagacagaattggtcttggattcaaatgtggcctcagatacttcctagctatatgacccctaGACAGGTCACATACCCCTATTTAGCCCtgcccttctgctttagaaccaacacatagtattgattctaagtcagtaggtaagaggtttttttttttttaaattttattttaaaacccttaccttctgccttagaatcaatgtttctaaagaagaagagtgctgagggctaggcaatgagggttaagtgacttgcccagggttacacagctaggaagtgtctgaggccagatttgaacctaacatctcctatctctaggcctggctctctatccattgagccccaCTCAGCTATCCCAataggttggggtttttttgttttttttttaatgtaattaggaATAACAAAAAAAGGGATACAATATAACatgatgttaatatgtggttttctaagagaATATGAGAATTGCAGGGAACTTTATGCATCGTAGACCCCCACAAAATTATAATTTGGGGAATAGGACAGAATAGGTTTTATACCTATCCTCACATAGTATGAGTTCTTTGCCTTGAGTACTGCCCAAGGTTGGTCACTTTCTTGTTTCCTTGTCTCTGGCAGGATGCATTTGATACTCTGAGTGACACAGATCTCAAAGGCCTTGATGATGAAATTCTGTCTCTCACTTCCAAAGTCCAAAGTGTTCAGCAGAGCTGCCGTCAAATGGAAGTTGGTAAGCCAGATAGCCAGAGAAAGGGCCAACTCCAAGCTTATCCAATAGTTGGGAAATTGTTAAAATTCTGAGTTAGTTAATTACATTGTTCAGTCGTTATTAAAATGTTTAACCCAAAGGTGGCACAATTGCAACTTCTTTAAAAGAAACCATTGATTTAGTCTTAAAAAAACGTTTTTTAACCCGTGCCTTCTGTTGAATAATTAATactatatcagttccaaggcagaagtctAAGAGAGGAGTTAAGTGATGAATTGTCCAAGGAAATACATCAATTAGTCTTAATCATCCAGGTATTTTCCCCCCACGTTCTAAGCTGGAAAACTCTTACCTCCTGCACTGCTTTGATACAGTTGCTACTTTTCAAGGTCAATATTCTTTCTCTGCTACCTTTACCCAAACTCTCATCCTTATCCACAAATGCTTATCCACAGATCATTTTCTTGATTATTAACAGAATCCAATTCATCCTAGGTATCTTCATCATATTCTTTCCCATCCaaacttttctttctccaaaagacATGGGCCCTTGACCACCCTCTCTAGTGCTAGTTCTTCCTCTGGTGCTTTTCAATATATTGGCCCAGGAGGAGTTGTCCTATTCCTTGCTCCCCACCCTCATTTATAGACCCTCCTTCTGATGCCATCAGTAATTTTTTTGAACTTTATCCATCTTCATCTCTTTGACCTGATCCTTGTTGCCATGAACTGGCCTTATTAATACTTTCTCTTTAACCTACCACTGTTTATGCATTACCTGCCAGTCCTTAACTCTTGGTCAGTCCCACCCACCATCCTTATTCTTTATTTACTACTGTGCTCCCAAGTGAAGGGGGTCATGGAATCCTACTGGATATGACTACTAAAGATTAATGTTTCTAATCTCAACTGAGCTCTCAGTGCTACACggcaaaccttttattttttctcagttgacTCTACCCTACTCTTCTCAAAGGCTGACCCAAACCTTTTTCCCTCAATCTCCTTAAGCTTCCCTTCCCTACTTATCTTTAACTTTGGCCTCTGAGGAAGATTTGAGGCCTTTCTAGCTTAAGTTCATGCCCTCTACTTGTGCCCAAGATGTGTTCCATTCTTGGGATTCCCAGGCTTCCTTTAAAACTTTATTCAACTTCCTATAGGAAAGCTTTGTTAGTGCTATATCCATGTGTATTCACTGATTCATATATGTTATCCCAATTATATTATTAACTACTTGAAGTCAGAACTATTCATGCTTTTTCCTTGTATGCTCAGTGTTTAACACAGTATTTTCTACACTGCTTAACCAAttctaattgattaattgatcccCTTCCCTAGTACCTTCTTTTAGTGATCAGTTCTGTCCTATC
The window above is part of the Gracilinanus agilis isolate LMUSP501 chromosome 4, AgileGrace, whole genome shotgun sequence genome. Proteins encoded here:
- the LOC123243909 gene encoding homologous-pairing protein 2 homolog, whose translation is MSKSRVELAAAPGVVLSYLQEQNRPYSAQDVFGNLQRDHGLGKAAVVKALEQLAQQGKIKEKVYGKQKIYFADQDAFDTLSDTDLKGLDDEILSLTSKVQSVQQSCRQMEVELKELTSSLTTPEMCKEIEELKKECASYTERLSKIKAATNHVTPEEKEKVYQERQKYHREWRKRKRMATELFDAILEGYPKSKKQFFEEVGIETDEDNNIAFPDP